From Methanocella paludicola SANAE, a single genomic window includes:
- a CDS encoding RecB family exonuclease, with the protein MPTYSHSRLSAYENCPLKYRFAYVDRVKLERMPESIEAFMGKRVHETLEKLYSDRMLSKEDTMDELLDFYDGVWGKNWSDDVQIVRKDLTVENYHETGRRCVADYYRRYAPFDQGRTLKLEAPVYINIDGYRLMGYIDRLDLTGDGRYEIHDYKTSRSLPEQQYFDGDRQLALYQIGVRNMWKDAEKVDLVWHYLVYDREMRSCRSPECLERLKASVVGVIQQIEAAEKEYDFPASESGLCNWCEYRSLCPTCKHEAAVGNLPANEFLDDDGVKLVNYYAKLYEEKKEYNERMDARLELLREAIIDYAKREGVEVIRGSDRKLKVKIETKAKFPGKGDDEREALELLLKSAGAWDNLSTLDTFALARALKNDTLDPALISNLRKFITTEESCRITLSYLKGDDE; encoded by the coding sequence ATGCCCACGTATTCGCACTCCCGCCTGTCGGCCTACGAGAACTGTCCATTAAAGTACAGGTTCGCCTACGTCGACCGCGTGAAGCTGGAGCGGATGCCCGAGTCCATCGAGGCGTTCATGGGAAAGCGGGTGCACGAGACGCTGGAGAAGCTTTACTCCGACCGCATGCTTTCGAAGGAGGATACGATGGACGAGCTGCTGGACTTTTACGATGGCGTCTGGGGCAAGAACTGGAGCGACGATGTGCAGATCGTGCGCAAGGACCTGACGGTTGAGAATTATCACGAGACCGGCCGGCGATGCGTCGCCGATTATTACCGGCGCTATGCACCCTTCGATCAGGGCAGGACGCTCAAGCTGGAAGCCCCGGTCTACATCAACATCGATGGTTACAGGCTAATGGGCTACATCGACCGGCTTGACCTTACGGGCGACGGGCGCTACGAGATCCACGACTATAAGACGTCGAGGAGCCTCCCGGAACAGCAATATTTCGATGGCGACCGTCAGCTTGCTCTATACCAGATCGGTGTCCGCAACATGTGGAAGGATGCGGAGAAGGTGGACCTTGTCTGGCATTATCTTGTTTATGATAGGGAAATGCGGTCATGCCGGTCCCCGGAGTGCCTGGAAAGGCTGAAGGCCAGCGTCGTTGGCGTGATCCAGCAAATAGAGGCGGCCGAGAAGGAGTACGATTTCCCGGCCAGCGAGAGCGGTTTGTGTAACTGGTGCGAGTACCGGTCGCTCTGCCCGACGTGCAAGCACGAGGCCGCCGTCGGGAACCTGCCGGCGAACGAGTTCCTTGACGACGACGGCGTGAAGCTGGTCAACTACTACGCGAAGCTCTACGAGGAGAAAAAGGAGTACAACGAGCGCATGGACGCCCGGCTGGAGCTTTTGCGGGAAGCCATCATTGACTATGCGAAGCGCGAGGGAGTCGAGGTTATCCGGGGAAGCGACCGCAAGCTGAAGGTTAAAATAGAGACGAAGGCGAAGTTCCCCGGGAAGGGTGATGATGAACGGGAGGCGCTGGAGCTGCTGCTGAAAAGCGCCGGCGCCTGGGATAATCTGAGCACGCTGGATACGTTCGCGCTTGCCCGGGCCCTGAAAAATGATACTCTCGACCCTGCTTTGATCAGCAACCTGCGGAAGTTCATAACGACTGAGGAGTCGTGCCGTATAACGCTATCATACCTTAAAGGCGACGACGAATAG
- a CDS encoding ATP-dependent helicase, which produces MTAKRKNKTSYAPPSSISYATLRHTDEEILNLFRPSVRKWWKDKFGGLKDVNGGYFTPPQRLAIPLIHEGRNVLICSPTGSGKTLSAFTAIINELFLLANTEEGLENSVYCIYISPLKSLANDIHKNLEEPLTAISKEYGEEILIRHAIRHGDTATDERASMLRKTPHILNTTPETLAILLNSPKFAEKLRTVRWVIVDEIHSMADTKRGVFLSLGLERLEEIVKAPFIRIGCSATVEPLDMIARFLGGNVDGVDREVSIVDTRFVRDYELKLLCPVPDLINASSQVVNRELYEMIHGLVQEHQNTLVFTNTRSGAERILYHLRKAYPEFYNEENTGCHHGSLGKDGRLDIEEKLKTGKVKVVTSSTSLELGIDMPYLDMVIQVGSPKSVSALLQRIGRAGHRLGQTVKGRVIALDRDELIECAVMLKKAQDGFIDGVHVPENCLDVLTQHIFGMAINEPMDIERVKKIIRRCYCYRNLTDPDFMSVIDYLAGALPGMEEKNIYGKIWYDPETNKIGRRGKLARMIYYTNIGVIPDEFKCDVITRSDHGWVGSLDEQYLEKLQKGDVFVLGGKFYEFLYRRGSKVYVDPSSSRPTVPSWFSERLPLSFDLALHLLDFKENMAKRTGDRSTYKWLLENYPIDENSAASIYQIFDEQVRYSRAESISTRHRFVIEEHLDKEHYRRYYYFHSLYGRPFNDGLSRIMAYIVSRERTSNVTLSVSDHGFFLSVPLSKKLDIVEYLTSLDESLAKELLRYSLEESQLLKRMFRINATRSLMILRNYKGHQKSARRQQVSADMMLSYAHKLENFSVLEESYREIIEDKLEIDHIQDIVRGIKSGEIEVDLIGVESPSPLAFGIASLSASDVVLAEDKNSLLKEFHKRVLAKIGKAK; this is translated from the coding sequence ATGACAGCGAAAAGGAAAAATAAGACCTCTTACGCTCCTCCATCCTCCATCAGCTACGCCACTCTGAGGCACACGGATGAGGAGATACTCAATCTTTTTAGGCCATCCGTCCGTAAGTGGTGGAAGGACAAGTTCGGCGGCCTCAAGGACGTCAATGGCGGCTACTTCACGCCTCCGCAGCGCCTGGCCATACCGCTCATCCACGAGGGCAGGAACGTCCTCATCTGCAGCCCGACGGGCTCCGGGAAGACATTATCGGCCTTTACGGCCATCATCAACGAGCTGTTCTTATTAGCTAACACTGAGGAGGGGCTGGAGAATAGCGTTTATTGCATTTACATCTCCCCGCTGAAGTCGCTGGCGAACGACATCCATAAAAACTTAGAGGAGCCGCTCACCGCCATCAGCAAGGAGTATGGCGAGGAGATCCTCATACGCCATGCCATCCGGCATGGCGACACGGCCACCGATGAGCGGGCTTCGATGCTCCGGAAGACGCCGCACATCCTTAATACGACGCCAGAGACGTTAGCGATCCTTTTAAATTCGCCGAAGTTCGCCGAAAAGCTACGGACTGTGCGCTGGGTCATCGTGGACGAGATCCACTCCATGGCCGACACCAAGCGGGGCGTCTTCCTGTCCCTGGGCCTGGAAAGGCTCGAGGAGATCGTGAAGGCCCCGTTCATCCGCATCGGCTGTAGCGCCACCGTGGAGCCGCTCGACATGATCGCCCGGTTCCTGGGCGGCAACGTGGACGGCGTCGACCGCGAGGTCAGCATCGTCGATACGCGCTTCGTCCGCGATTACGAATTAAAACTCCTATGCCCGGTCCCGGACCTCATCAATGCCTCTTCTCAAGTGGTCAACCGAGAGCTCTACGAGATGATCCACGGCCTGGTGCAGGAACATCAAAATACGCTGGTCTTCACCAACACGAGAAGCGGGGCCGAGCGCATATTATACCACTTACGCAAGGCCTATCCCGAGTTCTATAACGAAGAAAATACTGGCTGTCACCACGGCTCCCTGGGCAAGGATGGCCGCCTCGACATCGAAGAAAAGCTAAAAACGGGCAAGGTAAAGGTCGTCACATCCTCGACTTCGTTAGAATTAGGCATCGACATGCCTTACCTGGACATGGTCATCCAGGTGGGCTCGCCGAAGTCGGTGTCGGCACTGTTGCAGCGCATAGGCCGCGCGGGCCACAGGCTGGGCCAGACCGTCAAAGGCAGGGTCATAGCGCTGGACAGGGACGAGCTCATCGAGTGCGCCGTGATGCTGAAGAAGGCGCAGGACGGTTTCATCGACGGCGTCCACGTCCCCGAGAACTGCCTGGACGTTCTGACGCAGCACATCTTCGGCATGGCCATCAACGAGCCCATGGACATCGAAAGGGTCAAAAAGATCATCCGGCGCTGCTACTGTTATCGTAATTTGACCGACCCGGACTTCATGAGCGTTATAGATTATCTTGCCGGCGCCCTCCCGGGCATGGAGGAGAAGAACATCTACGGCAAGATATGGTATGACCCGGAAACGAACAAGATCGGCCGCCGGGGCAAGCTTGCGCGGATGATCTATTACACGAACATCGGTGTTATTCCCGATGAGTTTAAGTGTGACGTGATCACGAGGTCCGACCACGGATGGGTTGGAAGCCTCGACGAGCAGTACCTGGAAAAGCTCCAGAAGGGCGACGTGTTCGTCCTCGGGGGCAAGTTTTACGAATTCCTGTATCGCCGGGGCAGCAAGGTCTACGTCGACCCGTCGAGCAGCCGGCCCACAGTGCCTTCCTGGTTTTCTGAGAGGCTGCCACTGTCCTTCGACCTGGCGCTCCACCTCCTGGACTTCAAGGAGAACATGGCGAAGCGCACGGGGGACCGCAGCACTTACAAGTGGCTGCTAGAAAATTATCCCATCGACGAGAACTCTGCGGCGAGCATCTACCAGATCTTCGACGAGCAGGTGCGCTACTCGAGAGCCGAGTCGATATCCACAAGGCACAGGTTCGTCATCGAGGAACACCTGGACAAGGAGCACTACCGGCGCTATTACTATTTCCACTCGCTCTACGGCAGGCCCTTCAACGACGGCCTGAGCCGCATCATGGCGTACATAGTATCCAGGGAGAGGACGAGCAACGTGACGCTCTCGGTGAGCGACCACGGGTTCTTCCTCTCGGTGCCGCTCTCGAAGAAGCTGGACATCGTGGAATACCTGACGTCGCTGGACGAGAGCCTGGCAAAGGAGCTGCTCCGGTATTCGCTGGAGGAAAGCCAGCTTCTCAAGCGCATGTTCCGCATCAACGCCACCCGCTCCCTCATGATACTGAGGAACTACAAGGGACACCAGAAGAGCGCGAGACGCCAGCAGGTATCGGCCGACATGATGCTATCCTATGCTCACAAGCTCGAGAACTTTTCAGTGCTCGAAGAGTCGTACCGGGAAATAATCGAGGACAAGCTCGAGATCGACCACATCCAGGATATCGTCCGTGGAATAAAGAGCGGCGAGATCGAGGTCGACCTCATCGGCGTAGAGTCGCCGAGCCCGCTCGCCTTCGGCATCGCCTCGCTGTCGGCGTCGGACGTGGTACTGGCCGAGGATAAGAACTCGCTCCTCAAAGAGTTCCACAAGCGAGTCCTGGCGAAGATAGGGAAAGCAAAATGA
- a CDS encoding metallophosphoesterase, with translation MKVDYYRNAAYFPDIGTCACADIHIGIEDAIQAEGFAMPLEEERELLERFRGVIKKFEPKTLVLDGDVLHEFGRLRRNTKKSFDRITLELFSSVDEVVVLTGSHDKMVDTALEGTDIAPADFYFKDGILFTHGDCVPKKAKENDVKLIVIGHDHPTLDIELKKEPCFLYGEKVWNGKDILVLPAFNPLCAGTTINGMDSWDFMSPFIRESDIGRFKPVITADDEVLEFPELREFRDILNTW, from the coding sequence ATGAAAGTCGACTATTACCGGAACGCTGCCTATTTCCCCGATATCGGCACCTGCGCCTGTGCCGACATCCACATCGGCATCGAGGACGCCATCCAGGCGGAGGGCTTCGCGATGCCGCTGGAGGAAGAGCGTGAGCTTCTGGAGCGCTTCAGAGGCGTCATCAAAAAGTTCGAGCCAAAGACGCTCGTGCTGGACGGCGACGTGCTCCACGAGTTCGGCCGACTCCGGCGCAACACGAAGAAGTCCTTCGACCGCATCACCCTGGAACTTTTCTCATCGGTGGACGAAGTCGTCGTCCTCACGGGCTCCCACGACAAGATGGTGGATACGGCCCTCGAAGGCACGGACATCGCCCCGGCCGACTTCTATTTCAAGGACGGCATTCTCTTCACGCATGGCGATTGCGTGCCGAAAAAGGCTAAAGAAAACGACGTAAAGCTCATCGTCATCGGCCACGACCACCCGACCCTGGACATCGAGCTAAAAAAAGAGCCCTGCTTCCTGTACGGCGAAAAAGTCTGGAACGGCAAAGACATCCTCGTCCTGCCGGCGTTTAATCCGTTATGCGCAGGGACCACCATCAACGGCATGGACTCCTGGGACTTCATGTCACCTTTTATACGAGAAAGCGATATAGGCCGGTTCAAGCCCGTCATCACGGCGGACGACGAAGTGCTGGAGTTCCCGGAGCTCAGGGAATTCCGGGATATTCTCAATACATGGTAG
- a CDS encoding thioredoxin family protein, which produces MTANRIYITAIAALIACAAVLGGTHCFAQQMQQPVTQAKVSMSDIDAALAKGPVFVEFETEACHYCKEQRPISQALASDYSGKITFFFVDAMENRDLAKSFQVTGVPQMSVIASKSDGKYTYIGRNGAASDSVSASRFVGLTQKEDLKPALDAALQKRT; this is translated from the coding sequence ATGACAGCGAACAGGATATACATAACGGCCATCGCGGCCCTCATAGCATGTGCGGCGGTGCTGGGCGGCACTCATTGCTTTGCGCAGCAAATGCAGCAGCCCGTGACCCAGGCTAAAGTGTCCATGAGCGACATCGACGCGGCGCTGGCGAAAGGGCCCGTATTCGTCGAGTTCGAGACGGAAGCGTGCCACTACTGCAAGGAGCAGAGGCCGATCTCACAGGCCCTGGCGAGCGATTATTCAGGTAAGATCACCTTCTTCTTCGTGGACGCCATGGAGAACCGCGACCTGGCGAAGTCGTTCCAGGTGACGGGCGTTCCCCAGATGAGCGTGATCGCCTCGAAGTCGGACGGCAAGTACACCTACATTGGCAGGAACGGCGCGGCATCGGACAGCGTCTCTGCGTCGAGGTTCGTCGGGCTAACCCAGAAGGAAGACCTGAAGCCGGCGCTGGATGCGGCCCTGCAGAAACGCACGTGA
- a CDS encoding cytochrome c biogenesis CcdA family protein, which translates to MEIVTFAGALLAGVVSIASPCVLPLLPGVMAYSTEKSKLTPLAIVLGLAASFTLMGVISSVFGAFLIDYMDYIKIASGILIIFMGLYILSPTVEEILLRIWQRLPLSRVARPNMDSEGLLGGLLLGASLGIVWIPCVGPMLASILTIVAQHGTVMYGASLLLTYSLGLAIPMLIVAYSSNLVSDKLRDISKYSMPLRKVAGVVLLLVGFYYLSFMGYLPSLPLPSIF; encoded by the coding sequence TTGGAGATCGTAACCTTTGCCGGGGCATTGCTTGCCGGAGTCGTAAGCATTGCGTCGCCCTGCGTGCTGCCTTTATTGCCGGGCGTCATGGCCTATTCGACCGAGAAGAGCAAGCTCACGCCACTGGCCATCGTCTTAGGGCTCGCCGCGTCATTTACCCTGATGGGCGTCATCTCCTCCGTTTTCGGGGCTTTCCTGATCGACTATATGGACTACATCAAGATCGCTTCGGGCATCCTTATCATTTTCATGGGATTGTATATCCTTTCCCCGACTGTCGAGGAAATTTTGTTACGTATCTGGCAGCGCCTTCCGCTCTCGCGGGTCGCGAGGCCTAATATGGATAGCGAAGGCCTTTTAGGGGGCTTACTGCTCGGGGCGAGCCTGGGCATCGTGTGGATACCCTGTGTCGGCCCCATGCTGGCGTCCATCCTGACCATCGTCGCCCAGCACGGTACCGTGATGTATGGCGCTTCCCTGTTGCTGACGTACTCGCTGGGCCTGGCCATACCCATGCTCATCGTCGCGTACTCGTCCAACCTGGTGTCCGATAAGCTCCGGGATATCTCGAAGTATTCGATGCCACTACGTAAGGTCGCCGGCGTCGTGCTGCTGCTGGTCGGGTTCTATTACCTGTCGTTCATGGGTTATCTGCCCTCGCTGCCGCTGCCCAGCATCTTTTAG
- a CDS encoding DEAD/DEAH box helicase: MNEKLPVEGTIDERFREIFPYNSFNRMQSKAVPVILGSDGNVVVSAPTASGKTVLAEAAMVRELGKAERGKILFIAPLRALTNEKESEWKRVLSTLGFKVYVVTGERELYPSEARSADVIITTPEKWDSATRKYLQERYSFVRDVALVIVDEVHLLDSDSRGGTLEAVISRMRRISAQYNKMLRTVALSATMPNIKDVARWIGAPPENVLEFDVSYRPVDLETDVLPYYPKSNDFLNKYVRLYKAFDLIRGELGDGHQALIFVSTRQDTQQAAEKLCEIVRKNYPYMLQPFEAIKLQELRNKASSSKLKSCLPCAIAFHHAGLSAEDKALVEAAFREGLIRILVSTSTLAWGVNLPARVVVIRDIEMYDPIQGNKDISPIDLLQMLGRAGRPGYDTLGKGYVIVPNDRAAEYRALLKNGKAIESMMEHSLAEHLNAEIAVGMVKSAADAADWIKTTFYYVRSEGRLNVEALAGTKVKYLLRNGFVREGSGVLTPTPLGTITSDFYLKLETALLFREQAMKGTLSTEDVLDIVARATEFSDVATRPGEASSLKALGIEAGPGGMAKVRAILAGLIGRTLPDELKSDAWAIKQNASRLLSAFSRFCEEFSGETLSRKVKMVSLQIDKGIPEEAVELASIEGVGERSLELLVNGGIRSLRDAADKKPEDLIRLGIRAPVAISIVEAARKVPKAEADLSGIPGSAPSGSVNASITVRNIGADGKLAISIRAGGQSVRSERLYLGRDSSRSLPFEVQITDDMPVQITVDYVDTMLPADEWKTTIKLERPAVKAEPEKTAKNVRKEVFELTPGKYYVIAGEAGVEYAGRTSDSYHGSVVVLIKPDSSVVVHADKGVYPRNYMGRAHIIQVNEGSGMRISAENNGERLSVSFTSVGMFQAPFDAGTTDMATAPARAAPQVSEPVFSEEDRALEKALRDARRAKAVEMKVPPYTIFQDKTIYDLIAKKPKTKGELRGVYGIGEAKAEKYGDLILGVLSGKAFIKE; the protein is encoded by the coding sequence ATGAATGAAAAGCTCCCAGTCGAGGGCACCATTGACGAACGGTTCAGGGAAATTTTCCCCTATAATAGCTTTAACCGCATGCAGTCGAAGGCAGTGCCCGTGATCCTTGGGTCCGACGGGAACGTCGTCGTCTCCGCCCCCACGGCCAGCGGCAAGACCGTCCTGGCCGAGGCGGCCATGGTCCGGGAGCTGGGCAAGGCGGAGAGGGGCAAGATCCTCTTCATCGCCCCGCTCAGGGCTTTGACGAACGAGAAGGAATCGGAGTGGAAGCGAGTGCTGTCCACGCTCGGGTTCAAGGTCTACGTGGTCACGGGCGAGCGGGAGCTCTACCCGTCCGAGGCCAGGTCGGCCGACGTGATCATCACGACCCCCGAGAAGTGGGACTCCGCCACGAGAAAATACCTTCAGGAACGCTACTCCTTCGTACGGGACGTGGCGCTCGTGATCGTGGACGAAGTGCACTTACTGGATTCGGACAGCAGGGGAGGCACCCTGGAGGCCGTGATCAGCCGCATGCGGCGTATCAGCGCCCAATATAACAAAATGCTGAGGACCGTCGCATTGAGCGCCACCATGCCCAACATCAAGGACGTGGCACGGTGGATCGGAGCGCCTCCCGAGAACGTCCTCGAGTTCGACGTCTCCTACCGGCCCGTCGACCTCGAGACGGACGTCCTCCCCTACTACCCGAAATCGAACGACTTCCTGAACAAGTACGTCCGGCTCTACAAGGCCTTCGACCTCATCAGGGGCGAGCTGGGCGACGGCCACCAGGCGCTGATCTTCGTCTCGACGCGCCAGGACACGCAGCAGGCGGCCGAGAAGCTGTGCGAGATCGTACGTAAGAACTATCCGTACATGCTTCAGCCCTTCGAGGCAATAAAGCTTCAGGAGCTAAGGAATAAGGCCTCTAGCTCGAAGCTTAAGTCGTGCCTGCCCTGCGCGATCGCCTTCCACCACGCGGGCCTTTCTGCGGAAGACAAGGCCCTCGTAGAGGCGGCATTTAGGGAAGGCCTAATACGTATCCTGGTCTCGACCTCCACGCTGGCCTGGGGAGTGAACCTTCCGGCGAGGGTAGTGGTCATAAGGGACATCGAGATGTACGACCCCATCCAGGGAAATAAGGACATCAGCCCCATCGACCTGCTCCAGATGCTTGGCAGGGCCGGGCGGCCGGGCTACGATACGCTCGGCAAAGGCTACGTTATCGTTCCAAACGACCGGGCCGCGGAATACCGTGCGCTCCTGAAGAACGGCAAAGCTATCGAGTCCATGATGGAGCACAGCCTGGCCGAGCACCTGAACGCCGAGATCGCCGTGGGCATGGTGAAGAGCGCCGCCGACGCGGCCGACTGGATAAAGACAACCTTCTATTACGTCCGGTCGGAGGGCCGCCTGAACGTGGAAGCCCTCGCCGGCACGAAGGTCAAATACCTTCTGCGTAACGGCTTCGTCCGGGAGGGCTCGGGCGTGCTCACGCCCACTCCCCTGGGAACGATCACCTCGGACTTCTACCTGAAGCTGGAGACGGCCTTATTATTCAGGGAGCAGGCCATGAAGGGCACGCTAAGCACGGAAGATGTGCTTGATATCGTCGCGAGGGCCACCGAGTTCAGCGACGTGGCCACGAGGCCCGGCGAGGCGTCCTCACTAAAGGCGCTGGGCATCGAGGCGGGCCCCGGCGGAATGGCAAAGGTCAGGGCCATCCTGGCCGGCCTCATCGGCCGTACTCTGCCCGACGAGCTAAAGTCGGACGCCTGGGCCATCAAGCAGAACGCCTCCCGCCTTTTGAGCGCGTTCTCCCGCTTCTGCGAGGAGTTCTCGGGCGAGACGCTCTCCAGAAAAGTGAAGATGGTCTCGCTCCAGATCGACAAGGGCATTCCAGAAGAGGCCGTCGAGCTCGCGTCCATCGAGGGCGTGGGCGAGAGGAGCCTTGAGCTGCTCGTTAATGGCGGCATACGCTCTCTCCGTGATGCCGCCGATAAGAAGCCCGAAGACCTGATCCGGCTTGGTATCCGCGCCCCCGTTGCCATTAGTATCGTGGAGGCCGCCCGTAAGGTGCCCAAAGCCGAGGCGGACCTGTCCGGTATCCCGGGCAGCGCCCCATCGGGCTCCGTCAACGCTTCCATCACGGTCCGCAATATAGGGGCGGATGGTAAGCTGGCCATATCGATAAGGGCCGGCGGGCAGAGCGTAAGGAGCGAGCGCTTATACTTAGGCCGGGACAGCTCGAGGAGCCTGCCCTTCGAAGTCCAAATAACCGATGACATGCCAGTCCAGATCACGGTAGATTACGTGGATACGATGCTGCCTGCGGATGAATGGAAAACGACCATAAAGCTGGAACGGCCTGCTGTAAAGGCCGAACCGGAAAAAACGGCAAAAAACGTCCGAAAGGAGGTATTCGAATTGACACCGGGAAAATATTATGTCATCGCGGGCGAGGCCGGAGTGGAGTACGCGGGAAGGACCAGCGACTCCTACCACGGCAGCGTCGTCGTATTGATCAAGCCCGACTCCTCGGTCGTAGTGCACGCCGATAAAGGCGTCTACCCGAGGAATTATATGGGCAGGGCGCACATCATCCAGGTCAACGAGGGCAGCGGCATGAGGATCAGCGCCGAGAACAACGGCGAAAGGCTTTCCGTATCGTTCACGAGCGTCGGGATGTTCCAGGCACCGTTCGACGCTGGCACTACGGATATGGCGACAGCGCCCGCCAGGGCCGCTCCTCAGGTCAGCGAACCTGTTTTTTCCGAAGAGGACCGTGCGCTGGAGAAGGCGCTGAGGGACGCCCGGAGGGCGAAGGCCGTGGAAATGAAGGTGCCCCCGTACACGATCTTCCAGGACAAGACCATCTACGACCTGATCGCGAAGAAGCCTAAGACAAAGGGGGAGCTGCGGGGCGTTTACGGCATCGGCGAGGCCAAGGCTGAAAAATACGGCGACCTCATACTGGGCGTACTATCCGGGAAAGCGTTTATTAAAGAGTAA
- a CDS encoding pyridoxamine 5'-phosphate oxidase family protein, which translates to METGGRSPQQEVYRLPAMSKQETERLLESCRICRMALNDRPQPYIIPLDYVYVRGNLYFHFANYGRKVELFRKDPHVSVEVDRFNADITAYEGVTLMGTLSEVTDPAEKRMASEALLESIGSRGGRGNVAARHGYNDMDIDTLSSKGSLVLRLDVTDYVALKSPGT; encoded by the coding sequence ATGGAAACGGGAGGACGGAGCCCGCAGCAGGAAGTCTACCGGCTGCCTGCCATGTCTAAGCAGGAAACGGAGAGGCTACTCGAAAGCTGCAGGATATGCAGGATGGCGCTCAACGACAGGCCCCAGCCGTATATCATTCCCCTCGACTACGTCTATGTACGGGGGAATCTATATTTTCACTTTGCGAACTACGGCCGGAAGGTGGAGCTTTTTAGAAAGGACCCTCACGTCAGCGTGGAGGTGGACAGGTTTAACGCCGACATCACGGCGTATGAGGGCGTGACTCTCATGGGGACTCTTTCGGAGGTGACCGACCCTGCTGAGAAGAGGATGGCCTCGGAGGCCCTCCTGGAGTCGATCGGCTCCCGCGGCGGCAGAGGCAACGTGGCCGCCAGGCACGGCTACAACGACATGGATATCGACACCCTGTCGTCTAAAGGCTCTCTGGTCCTGAGGCTCGACGTTACCGACTATGTTGCGCTAAAGTCGCCCGGCACATAA